In Zunongwangia sp. HGR-M22, the sequence CCATATTATACTGCTCCTGAATATCAAATTATAGATCAGGTAGGTTTTCCTCAAAAGTTGGAACCCTGGCAATCGATAGGTGCAGATTATGCCATGTATAATCCTAAATTTGAGGAAAAGGACTTGAAGAAAACGGGTGAGTGGAATACCTCTACAATCAGATTTACAGCCAATGAAGTTACCTATTGGCTAAATGGAAAGAAAACCCTGAGTTTTAGGCCATGGACGGAAGATTGGAAAAGAAGAAAATCTGAAGGAAAATGGAAGAACTATCCACATTACGGACAATCCAAAACAGGACTTATAGGTCTACAGGATCATGGAAGCGAAATTTGGTTTCGTAATATTAGGATAAAGGAACTTTAGTATGAAATTTGTATCAAAATTGTTGGCATGTATATTACTAGTATATAGTTGTCATGATAGTAGTCCGGATGAGATCAATGAAGATGGAAATCTTAGCGATATGAACACTGAAATTAAAGTTCTAAGCTATAATATTCATCATTCAAATCCACCTTCTCAATCTGATATTATAAATTTAAATGCCATAGCTGACGTTCTAAAACAGAGTAAAGCAGATGTGGTAGGTTTGCAGGAAGTAGATGTTTATACCGAACGTTCGGGGAAGCAATTGCATATGGCGCGCTCTTTGGCAGAATTGGCTGGATTCACATATTGGTATTTTTCAAAATCTATTGATTTTCAAGGTGGCGCTTATGGAACAGCGATTCTTTCAAAATTTCCTATCTCGGATACCCTTACGCTAGCCTTGCCAAATCCTGAAAATGCAGAACCTCGATCTTTATCCCTTGCTACGGTACATTTGAATGATAGTTTAAAGCTGCGCTTTGGAAATACGCACCTGGATTATACCAATGAGACGAATAATCTTGACCAGGTCAAAGCTATTAGAAATCATCTTTCTCAGAATGATATTTCTACGATCTTAACCGGGGATTTTAATGTGGTGCCTTCAAGTGCTTCTATGGAGTTTATATTCGAAGAATTTACTTCGACCTGTAAAAATCAATGTGCTTTTACTTCACCCTCAAATTCTCCTTCAAAAACAATTGATTATATATTGTACGCAGGAAAAGGATTACGAAGTATAAATCATCAGGTATTATTGGAGCCATTTCCATCGGATCATTTACCTGTTCTGTCCAGATTGTTATTTTATTAGAATTTACTTTTGTGTCACTTAGTAAAGCCAGTTTTTTTAACTGGCTTTACTGTTTTTTAAAATCTTTATGCACGGTAGTTGGAAGTTATGAAAATTTGAAAAGCCTTTGAAGTTATTTCATTTTAAGTCATAAAAAAGGAAATTTGTCAATCAAGATTTACAGCGAACCTGGAAGATAAAGCAGAAAATGCTATCGAAGCGCGATACCAGCAAACCTTAAGAAATTATTGCGATTAAAGTTTAAATTTTGAGTTTTTTTATAAGGCTCCTTTAGTAAACTAATTCATCGGAGGTTCGGT encodes:
- a CDS encoding endonuclease/exonuclease/phosphatase family protein, giving the protein MKFVSKLLACILLVYSCHDSSPDEINEDGNLSDMNTEIKVLSYNIHHSNPPSQSDIINLNAIADVLKQSKADVVGLQEVDVYTERSGKQLHMARSLAELAGFTYWYFSKSIDFQGGAYGTAILSKFPISDTLTLALPNPENAEPRSLSLATVHLNDSLKLRFGNTHLDYTNETNNLDQVKAIRNHLSQNDISTILTGDFNVVPSSASMEFIFEEFTSTCKNQCAFTSPSNSPSKTIDYILYAGKGLRSINHQVLLEPFPSDHLPVLSRLLFY